A single region of the Streptomyces vilmorinianum genome encodes:
- a CDS encoding RelA/SpoT family protein — translation MSAEATNPVSAAEATGPDAPSRRRARPRIDLRRLGRAALLGPATRHRLPDAIGHVAEAHRAHHPDADLAVLRRAYVLAEFSHRGQFRKSGEPYITHPLAVTLILAELGAETTTLTAALLHDTVEDTEVTLDQVREQFGDEVAYLVDGVTKLEKVDYGAAAEPETFRKMLVATGNDVRVMSIKLADRLHNMRTLGVMRPEKQVRIAKVTRDVLIPLAERLGVQALKTELEDLVFAILHPEEYENTRALIAGNTGAGDALAAIADSVSAVLREADIAAEVLVRPRHFVSVHRVRLKRGDLRGSDFGRLLVLVAEDADCYAVLGELHTCFTPVISEFKDFIAAPKFNLYQSLHTAVAAPDGAVAEVLIRTYQMHKVAEAGVVALGNPYTPPTSADGAEPAEDGERADPTRPGWLSRLLDWQQATPDPDTFWTSLRADLAEDQEITVFRADGSAPGTISLPAGATCVDAAYAQYGEAAHACLGARVNGRLATLSTVLSDGDTVQPLLAQDTASGPSPEWLEHARTPAARIAITAWLQAHPEAADAPEADPRPPVSFTADRRSGAKLHADLPGATAAAVRPAGCCTPVPPDEITGFRVRGGSVTVHRTGCAAVDTMKRLGREPVTVHWGDTAECRVTLVAEAFGRPRLLADLTEAIAAAGVAVVSATVEPPSEQRVRHTYTLQLPDAAGLPALMRAMRDVAGVYDVSRARHPASQTG, via the coding sequence ATGAGTGCAGAGGCCACCAATCCCGTGAGCGCAGCGGAGGCCACCGGCCCCGACGCTCCCAGCCGCAGGCGCGCCCGTCCGAGGATCGACCTCCGTCGGCTGGGCCGCGCCGCTCTGCTCGGTCCCGCCACCAGACACCGGCTGCCCGACGCCATCGGCCATGTCGCGGAGGCCCACCGGGCCCACCACCCCGACGCCGACCTGGCCGTGCTGCGCCGCGCGTACGTCCTGGCCGAGTTCTCGCACCGAGGGCAGTTCCGCAAGAGCGGTGAGCCGTACATCACCCATCCGCTCGCCGTCACCCTGATCCTCGCCGAACTCGGCGCGGAGACCACGACGTTGACCGCCGCCCTCCTCCACGACACCGTGGAGGACACGGAGGTGACGCTCGATCAGGTCAGGGAGCAGTTCGGCGACGAGGTCGCCTATCTCGTCGACGGCGTGACCAAGCTGGAGAAGGTCGACTACGGGGCCGCCGCCGAGCCCGAGACCTTCCGCAAGATGCTCGTCGCCACCGGCAACGACGTCCGCGTCATGTCGATCAAACTCGCCGACCGGCTCCACAACATGCGCACCCTCGGGGTGATGCGCCCCGAGAAGCAGGTCCGGATCGCCAAGGTCACCCGCGACGTCCTCATCCCGCTCGCCGAACGGCTCGGCGTCCAGGCGCTCAAGACCGAGCTGGAGGACCTCGTCTTCGCGATCCTCCACCCCGAGGAGTACGAGAACACCCGCGCCCTCATCGCCGGCAACACGGGCGCGGGCGACGCGCTCGCCGCCATCGCCGACAGCGTCTCCGCCGTCCTGCGCGAGGCGGACATCGCCGCCGAAGTCCTCGTCCGGCCACGGCACTTCGTCTCCGTCCACCGCGTCCGCCTCAAGCGCGGCGACCTGCGGGGCAGCGACTTCGGACGGCTCCTCGTCCTTGTGGCCGAGGACGCCGACTGTTACGCGGTCCTCGGCGAACTCCACACCTGCTTCACCCCGGTGATCTCCGAGTTCAAGGACTTCATCGCGGCACCCAAGTTCAACCTGTACCAATCGCTGCACACCGCCGTCGCCGCCCCCGACGGGGCCGTCGCCGAAGTCCTCATCCGTACGTACCAGATGCACAAGGTCGCCGAGGCCGGCGTCGTGGCCCTCGGCAACCCGTACACGCCCCCGACGAGCGCCGACGGCGCCGAGCCGGCCGAGGACGGCGAGCGCGCCGACCCCACCCGCCCCGGCTGGCTCTCCCGGCTCCTCGACTGGCAGCAGGCCACCCCCGACCCCGACACCTTCTGGACCTCGCTGCGCGCCGACCTCGCCGAGGACCAGGAGATCACCGTCTTCCGCGCCGACGGCAGCGCCCCCGGCACGATCAGCCTCCCGGCCGGGGCGACCTGCGTCGACGCCGCGTACGCGCAGTACGGCGAAGCCGCCCACGCCTGCCTCGGCGCGCGCGTCAACGGGCGCCTGGCGACGCTCAGTACGGTCCTGAGCGACGGCGACACCGTCCAGCCGCTGCTCGCCCAGGACACCGCCTCGGGGCCCTCCCCCGAGTGGCTGGAGCACGCCCGTACACCCGCCGCCCGCATCGCGATCACCGCGTGGCTCCAGGCGCACCCCGAGGCCGCCGACGCACCGGAGGCCGACCCCCGGCCGCCCGTCTCCTTCACCGCCGACCGGCGGTCGGGCGCCAAGCTCCACGCCGATCTGCCCGGCGCCACGGCCGCCGCCGTACGCCCGGCCGGCTGCTGCACCCCCGTACCCCCCGACGAGATCACCGGCTTCCGGGTGCGCGGCGGATCCGTCACCGTCCACCGCACCGGCTGCGCGGCCGTCGACACCATGAAACGGCTCGGGCGCGAACCCGTCACCGTCCACTGGGGCGACACCGCCGAATGCCGCGTCACGCTCGTCGCCGAGGCCTTCGGCCGGCCCCGGCTCCTCGCCGACCTCACCGAGGCCATCGCCGCCGCGGGCGTCGCCGTCGTCTCGGCGACCGTCGAGCCGCCCAGCGAACAGCGGGTCCGGCACACGTACACGCTGCAACTCCCGGACGCGGCCGGGCTGCCCGCGCTGATGCGGGCGATGCGGGACGTGGCCGGGGTGTACGACGTCAGCCGCGCCCGGCACCCCGCGTCACAGACGGGCTGA
- the dapF gene encoding diaminopimelate epimerase yields the protein MTSTQTSPLAFLKGHGTENDFVIVPDADNTVDLPAAVVARLCDRRAGVGGDGLLHVVRSAAHPEARGMAGEAEWFMDYRNADGSVAEMCGNGVRVFARYLEHAGHVTAGEVAIATRSGVKRVHLDKDGSVTVSMGRAVLPEDSVTVTVDGRSWPARNVNMGNPHAVAFVESLDHAGDLYTEPPYAPAEVYPTGVNIEFVVDRGPRHVAMRVHERGAAETRSCGTGACAVAVATARRDGADPAVSGTPVTYTVDVLGGTLTITEHPDGEVEMTGPAVIVAEGTIEPSWLAAAEFETVND from the coding sequence GTGACCAGCACGCAGACCTCGCCGCTCGCATTCCTCAAGGGCCACGGGACCGAGAACGACTTCGTGATCGTCCCCGACGCCGACAACACCGTCGACCTTCCCGCTGCGGTCGTCGCGCGCCTGTGCGACCGGCGGGCCGGCGTCGGCGGCGACGGACTGCTGCACGTGGTCCGCAGCGCCGCCCACCCCGAGGCCCGCGGCATGGCCGGCGAGGCCGAGTGGTTCATGGACTACCGCAACGCGGACGGCTCGGTCGCCGAGATGTGCGGCAACGGCGTCCGCGTCTTCGCCCGCTACCTGGAGCACGCGGGCCACGTCACCGCCGGCGAGGTCGCCATCGCCACCCGCTCCGGCGTCAAGCGCGTCCACCTCGACAAGGACGGCTCCGTCACCGTCTCCATGGGCCGCGCCGTGCTCCCCGAGGACAGCGTCACCGTCACCGTCGACGGCCGCAGCTGGCCCGCCCGCAACGTGAACATGGGCAACCCGCACGCCGTCGCCTTCGTCGAGAGCCTCGACCACGCCGGAGACCTGTACACCGAGCCGCCGTACGCCCCCGCGGAGGTCTACCCGACGGGCGTGAACATCGAGTTCGTCGTCGACCGCGGCCCCCGCCACGTCGCCATGCGCGTCCACGAGCGCGGCGCCGCGGAGACCCGCTCCTGCGGTACGGGCGCGTGCGCCGTCGCCGTGGCCACCGCCCGCCGGGACGGCGCCGACCCCGCCGTGAGCGGAACCCCCGTCACGTACACCGTGGACGTCCTCGGCGGGACGCTCACCATCACCGAGCACCCCGACGGAGAGGTCGAGATGACCGGCCCCGCCGTCATCGTCGCCGAGGGAACGATCGAGCCGTCCTGGCTCGCCGCCGCCGAATTCGAAACAGTCAACGACTGA
- the miaA gene encoding tRNA (adenosine(37)-N6)-dimethylallyltransferase MiaA encodes MRSAAPAPRVIAVVGPTAAGKSDLGVFLAQQLGGEVVNADSMQLYRGMDIGTAKLTLEERGGVPHHLLDIWDVTEAASVAEYQRLARAEIDRLLAAGRTPVLVGGSGLYVRGAIDALEFPGTDPAVRARLEAELEERGSGALHTRLAAADPEAARAILPSNGRRIVRALEVIEITGKPFTANLPGPDSVYDTVQIGVDVERPELDERITLRVDRMWEAGLVEEVRTLEAQGLREGRTAARALGYQQVLAALAGECTEDEARAETVRATKRFARRQDSWFRRDPRVHWLSGAVEHRGELPREALALVERAVTA; translated from the coding sequence GTGAGAAGTGCAGCTCCCGCCCCGCGGGTCATCGCCGTCGTCGGTCCTACAGCGGCCGGAAAGTCCGATCTGGGTGTATTTCTGGCCCAGCAGCTCGGCGGCGAGGTCGTCAACGCCGACTCGATGCAGCTCTACCGAGGGATGGATATCGGTACCGCCAAGCTGACGCTCGAGGAGCGTGGTGGCGTCCCCCACCATCTCCTCGACATCTGGGACGTGACGGAGGCCGCCAGCGTCGCCGAGTACCAGCGCCTCGCGCGCGCCGAGATCGACCGGCTGCTCGCCGCCGGCCGTACCCCCGTCCTGGTCGGCGGCTCAGGTCTGTACGTACGGGGCGCGATCGACGCCCTCGAGTTCCCGGGCACCGACCCGGCCGTACGGGCCCGCCTGGAGGCCGAGCTGGAGGAGCGGGGCTCCGGCGCCCTGCACACCCGCCTCGCCGCCGCCGACCCCGAGGCCGCGCGCGCGATCCTGCCCAGCAACGGCCGTCGCATCGTCCGGGCCCTGGAGGTCATCGAGATCACCGGCAAGCCCTTCACCGCCAACCTGCCCGGACCGGACTCGGTCTACGACACCGTGCAGATCGGCGTGGACGTGGAACGCCCCGAGCTCGACGAGCGGATCACCCTGCGCGTGGACCGGATGTGGGAGGCCGGACTCGTGGAGGAGGTGCGCACCCTGGAGGCGCAGGGGCTGCGGGAGGGGCGCACGGCCGCCCGCGCGCTCGGCTACCAGCAGGTGCTCGCGGCGCTCGCGGGGGAGTGCACCGAAGACGAGGCGCGCGCTGAGACCGTACGCGCCACCAAACGCTTCGCGCGCCGTCAGGACTCGTGGTTCCGGCGCGACCCGCGGGTCCACTGGCTGAGTGGTGCCGTGGAACACCGCGGGGAACTCCCGCGAGAGGCGCTGGCGTTGGTCGAACGAGCGGTTACAGCCTGA
- a CDS encoding antitoxin, with protein MGLLDSLKAKLAPAKDKVSGLAQQHEEKIDHGLDKAAKLVDEKTKGKYSAKIESGTGKAKHALDRIAHKDGGPKGEGPTPPPAA; from the coding sequence ATGGGTCTCCTGGATTCACTGAAGGCCAAGCTCGCTCCGGCCAAGGACAAGGTCTCCGGCCTCGCGCAGCAGCACGAGGAGAAGATCGACCACGGCTTGGACAAGGCCGCGAAGCTGGTCGACGAGAAGACCAAGGGCAAGTACAGCGCCAAGATCGAATCGGGCACCGGCAAGGCCAAGCACGCCTTGGACCGGATCGCCCACAAGGACGGCGGCCCGAAGGGCGAAGGCCCGACGCCGCCGCCGGCCGCCTGA
- a CDS encoding class III extradiol dioxygenase subunit B-like domain-containing protein: MLVAAAVCPCPPLLVPDVAAGAARELAAARTACSDALALLAASRPDRLYVVGPAAEGARGPFPAGSAGSFAGFGVDLSVRLGDGPAGERPLPASLAVAAWLLEHTDWADAPVEALGVGESLEPAGCVATGRGLAAAAERVALLVMGDGSACRTLKAPGYLDERAAAFDAEAARALGTADLDGLLALDEKLAYELKAAGRAPWQVLAGAAQGADLEGRLLYEDAPYGVGYFVAAWA; the protein is encoded by the coding sequence ATGCTTGTCGCCGCAGCCGTCTGCCCCTGCCCTCCGTTGCTCGTGCCCGACGTCGCGGCCGGGGCCGCACGCGAGCTCGCCGCCGCCAGGACGGCCTGTTCCGACGCCCTCGCGCTGCTCGCCGCCTCCCGGCCCGACCGCTTGTACGTCGTCGGACCGGCCGCCGAGGGCGCGCGCGGACCGTTCCCCGCCGGTTCGGCGGGAAGCTTCGCCGGCTTCGGTGTCGATCTCTCCGTACGGCTCGGCGACGGGCCTGCCGGAGAACGGCCGCTGCCCGCCTCGCTCGCCGTCGCCGCCTGGCTCCTGGAGCACACCGACTGGGCCGACGCTCCGGTCGAGGCGCTCGGGGTAGGCGAGTCGCTGGAGCCCGCCGGCTGTGTCGCCACCGGTCGTGGGCTGGCCGCGGCGGCCGAACGGGTGGCGCTCCTGGTGATGGGGGACGGCAGCGCCTGCCGGACACTCAAGGCCCCCGGCTATCTGGACGAACGCGCCGCCGCCTTCGACGCGGAGGCCGCCCGCGCGCTGGGCACGGCGGACCTGGACGGCCTTCTCGCGCTGGACGAGAAGCTGGCGTACGAGCTGAAGGCGGCCGGCCGGGCCCCCTGGCAGGTCCTCGCGGGCGCCGCCCAGGGCGCGGACCTCGAAGGCCGGTTGCTGTACGAGGACGCCCCCTATGGCGTCGGCTACTTCGTGGCCGCCTGGGCGTAA
- the miaB gene encoding tRNA (N6-isopentenyl adenosine(37)-C2)-methylthiotransferase MiaB has protein sequence MTSSDRSQAVDVQRTYEVRTYGCQMNVHDSERLSGLLEDAGYVRAPEGSDGDADVVVFNTCAVRENADNKLYGNLGRLAPMKTTRPGMQIAVGGCLAQKDRDTIVKKAPWVDVVFGTHNIGKLPVLLERARIQEEAQIEIAESLEAFPSTLPTRRESAYAAWVSISVGCNNTCTFCIVPALRGKEKDRRPGDILAEIEALVAEGVSEITLLGQNVNAYGSDIGDREAFSKLLRACGTIEGLERVRFTSPHPRDFTDDVIAAMAETPNVMPQLHMPLQSGSDTILKAMRRSYRQERFLGIIEKVRAAIPHAAISTDIIVGFPGETEEDFEETMHTVREARFANAFTFQYSKRPGTPAAEMDGQIPKEVVQARYERLVALQEEISWEENKKQVGRTLEVMVAEGEGRKDGSTHRLSGRAPDNRLVHFTKPEAEVRPGDVVTVEITYAAPHHLLAEGPTTSVRRTRAGDAWEKRTTAAAAKPAGVLLGLPKIGAPEPLPPAVEGCSAAH, from the coding sequence ATGACCAGCAGCGACCGGAGCCAGGCAGTGGACGTCCAGCGAACCTACGAAGTGCGCACCTACGGGTGCCAGATGAACGTCCACGACTCCGAGCGGCTCTCCGGTCTGCTGGAGGACGCCGGCTACGTCCGCGCCCCCGAGGGCTCCGACGGCGACGCCGACGTCGTCGTCTTCAACACCTGCGCGGTCCGCGAGAACGCCGACAACAAGCTGTACGGCAACCTCGGCCGGCTCGCCCCCATGAAGACCACGCGCCCGGGCATGCAGATCGCCGTCGGCGGCTGTCTCGCCCAGAAGGACCGCGACACGATCGTCAAGAAGGCCCCCTGGGTCGACGTCGTCTTCGGTACGCACAACATCGGCAAGCTGCCCGTCCTCCTGGAGCGCGCCCGCATCCAGGAAGAGGCCCAGATCGAGATCGCCGAGTCGCTGGAGGCCTTCCCCTCCACGCTCCCGACCCGGCGCGAGTCCGCGTACGCCGCCTGGGTGTCGATCTCCGTCGGCTGCAACAACACCTGCACCTTCTGCATCGTCCCGGCGCTGCGCGGCAAGGAGAAGGACCGCCGGCCCGGCGACATCCTCGCCGAGATCGAGGCCCTGGTCGCCGAGGGCGTCTCCGAGATCACCCTGCTCGGCCAGAACGTCAACGCGTACGGCTCCGACATCGGCGACCGCGAGGCGTTCTCCAAGCTGCTGCGCGCCTGCGGCACGATCGAGGGCCTGGAGCGGGTCCGCTTCACCTCGCCGCACCCGCGCGACTTCACGGACGACGTGATCGCCGCCATGGCGGAGACCCCGAACGTCATGCCGCAGCTCCACATGCCGCTGCAGTCCGGCTCGGACACCATCCTCAAGGCGATGCGCCGCTCCTACCGGCAGGAGCGTTTCCTCGGCATCATCGAGAAGGTGCGCGCCGCCATCCCGCACGCCGCCATCTCCACCGACATCATCGTGGGCTTCCCCGGCGAGACCGAGGAGGACTTCGAGGAGACCATGCACACCGTGCGCGAGGCGCGTTTCGCCAACGCGTTCACCTTCCAGTACTCCAAGCGGCCCGGGACCCCCGCGGCCGAGATGGACGGGCAGATCCCCAAGGAGGTCGTGCAGGCGCGCTACGAGCGTCTCGTCGCGCTCCAGGAGGAGATCTCCTGGGAGGAGAACAAGAAGCAGGTCGGCCGGACGCTGGAGGTCATGGTCGCCGAGGGCGAGGGTCGCAAGGACGGCAGCACCCACCGTCTCTCCGGCCGCGCCCCCGACAACCGGCTCGTCCACTTCACCAAGCCCGAGGCGGAGGTCCGCCCGGGTGACGTGGTGACCGTCGAGATCACCTACGCCGCCCCGCACCACCTGCTCGCCGAGGGCCCGACGACGTCGGTACGCCGTACCCGCGCCGGCGACGCCTGGGAGAAGCGCACCACCGCGGCCGCCGCGAAGCCCGCGGGCGTGCTGCTGGGCCTGCCGAAGATCGGCGCCCCGGAGCCGCTCCCTCCGGCCGTCGAGGGCTGCTCGGCCGCCCACTGA
- a CDS encoding HisA/HisF-related TIM barrel protein — MDFIFMLTRDDRTVTDCLDVLDTVGDLGIGHIGFKDIGADPGTLHVLHRRIKDMGATSYLEVVSITREQALDSVRAAIDLGVDRLMGGIWVDETLALLAGTGIDYLPFAGEPLGHPTTLAGDPARIADDCRRAETAGCAGVDLLAYRATDADPLALVHAARAATTGRLVVAGSITTPAQIRGLAAAGADAFTIGSAAFNGALRPDAGTLRSQLAVAVDAAAGAIA; from the coding sequence GTGGACTTCATCTTCATGCTCACCCGTGACGACAGGACGGTCACGGACTGCCTGGACGTCCTCGACACCGTCGGGGACCTCGGCATCGGCCACATCGGCTTCAAGGACATCGGCGCCGACCCGGGGACTCTCCACGTCCTCCACCGGCGCATCAAGGACATGGGCGCCACCAGCTACCTCGAGGTGGTCAGCATCACCCGCGAGCAGGCCCTCGACTCGGTGAGGGCGGCGATCGACCTCGGCGTCGACCGGCTCATGGGCGGCATCTGGGTCGACGAGACCCTGGCCCTCCTCGCCGGCACCGGCATCGACTACCTCCCCTTCGCGGGCGAACCGCTCGGCCACCCCACCACCCTCGCCGGAGACCCGGCCCGGATAGCCGACGACTGCCGCCGGGCCGAGACCGCGGGCTGCGCCGGCGTCGACCTCCTCGCCTACCGGGCCACCGACGCCGACCCGCTCGCCCTCGTCCACGCCGCCCGCGCCGCGACCACCGGCCGGCTGGTCGTGGCCGGCAGCATCACCACCCCCGCCCAGATACGGGGCCTGGCAGCCGCAGGCGCCGACGCCTTCACCATCGGCTCCGCGGCCTTCAACGGCGCGCTCCGGCCCGACGCGGGAACGCTCAGGTCCCAGCTCGCGGTGGCGGTCGATGCCGCTGCCGGAGCCATCGCCTAG
- the pdxA gene encoding 4-hydroxythreonine-4-phosphate dehydrogenase PdxA, which yields MTTPIAVTMGDPNGIGPEITVKAYADPRRRSPFVVIGDPYTLARACRTTGTELTVRPIDSLAQASHSPGTIDVLTEGTLPADLRVGTVDARAGEACFQYVRRGVELALRGEVRALTTAPINKEALRLAGLPYPGHTEILAELSGTSDYAMMMANDELRIVLVTVHQSLRTALDSLTTARELEIIRLTDRTLRAGGGTRPRIAVAALNPHAGENGLFGREDLDIIGPAVLAARREGIDASGPWPADTVFMRARAGEFDAVVAQYHDQGLIPVKYLGLEHGVNITIGLPFVRTSVDHGTAFDLAGQGTADHTSLLTALHQADELAPALAPDPEPAPDPDPDPEPDPAPAPAPAPDPEDPRGLHLHAHP from the coding sequence GTGACGACCCCCATCGCCGTCACCATGGGCGACCCGAACGGCATCGGGCCCGAGATCACCGTCAAGGCGTACGCGGACCCGCGGCGTCGCTCCCCGTTCGTCGTCATCGGCGACCCGTACACGCTCGCCCGGGCCTGCCGCACCACGGGCACGGAGCTGACCGTGCGACCGATCGACTCCCTCGCGCAGGCGAGCCACAGTCCCGGAACCATCGATGTCCTGACCGAAGGCACACTCCCCGCCGACCTGCGGGTCGGCACGGTGGACGCCCGCGCCGGAGAGGCTTGCTTCCAGTACGTACGCCGTGGCGTCGAACTCGCACTCCGCGGCGAGGTCCGGGCCCTCACCACCGCACCGATCAACAAGGAGGCGCTGCGCCTGGCCGGGCTGCCCTACCCGGGGCACACGGAGATCCTCGCCGAGCTCTCGGGCACGAGCGACTACGCGATGATGATGGCCAACGACGAGCTGCGGATCGTCCTGGTCACCGTCCACCAGTCACTGCGCACGGCCCTCGACTCCCTCACGACAGCCCGTGAGTTGGAGATCATCAGGCTGACCGACCGTACGCTCCGCGCCGGCGGCGGGACCCGGCCGCGTATCGCCGTCGCCGCGCTCAACCCGCACGCGGGGGAGAACGGGCTCTTCGGACGCGAGGACCTCGACATCATCGGACCCGCCGTCCTGGCCGCCCGGCGGGAAGGCATCGACGCCAGCGGCCCGTGGCCCGCCGACACGGTCTTCATGCGCGCCCGCGCCGGTGAGTTCGACGCCGTCGTCGCCCAGTACCACGACCAGGGACTCATACCCGTCAAATACCTGGGCCTGGAGCACGGCGTGAACATCACCATCGGCCTGCCGTTCGTGCGGACCAGCGTCGACCACGGCACGGCCTTCGACCTCGCCGGACAGGGCACCGCCGACCACACCAGCCTGCTCACCGCCCTGCACCAGGCCGACGAGCTGGCCCCTGCCCTCGCCCCCGACCCGGAGCCCGCCCCCGACCCGGACCCCGACCCGGAGCCCGACCCCGCACCCGCACCCGCACCCGCACCCGACCCGGAGGATCCTCGTGGACTTCATCTTCATGCTCACCCGTGA
- a CDS encoding four-carbon acid sugar kinase family protein — translation MSVGPVRVGPQTDPASTIAVLADDLTSAGDGAAPFRRTGHRAQVLLAAELAADGFSDWTADGTADGIAYGNVVAVDLGSRLLDEPAAAIRTERAARRFAGADLLVKTVDSTLRGHLAAEIRAAHAGSRRQAVVVAPAFPAEGRTTIRGVQYVEGVPVHETDFARDPAHPVRSSDLARLLPEAELLEPDGFGKLPELIDGGGVFVCSAATDADLDLLISSVPRAGDVLWVGSPGLAAALARHHSRTPAAAPPELPGARRPLVVVGSAHPATRRQLDRLRTRADVDAADAADDPAAAVDALRRSPALTLAVHTPDARRASPGSLTSDLAVAVRELAATGAVDGLVLTGGETAVAVLEALGATGIDLFDEPEPGVARGVLLSPPRIPVLIKAGGFGDEGALDRLCRLLVRGAGTGADS, via the coding sequence ATGAGCGTGGGACCTGTGCGGGTGGGACCTCAGACCGATCCCGCGTCGACCATCGCGGTCCTCGCGGACGATCTCACCAGCGCCGGCGACGGCGCGGCTCCGTTCCGCAGAACCGGACACCGTGCGCAGGTCCTGCTCGCCGCCGAGCTCGCCGCCGACGGTTTCTCCGACTGGACGGCCGATGGGACAGCCGATGGGATCGCCTATGGGAACGTGGTCGCCGTCGACCTCGGCAGCCGCCTGCTCGACGAGCCGGCGGCCGCGATCCGGACCGAGCGGGCCGCCCGCAGGTTCGCCGGGGCCGACCTGCTCGTCAAGACCGTCGACTCCACCCTGCGGGGCCACCTGGCGGCCGAGATCCGCGCCGCTCACGCCGGATCGCGGCGACAGGCCGTCGTCGTCGCCCCCGCGTTTCCCGCCGAGGGCAGGACCACGATCCGGGGCGTCCAGTACGTCGAGGGCGTACCGGTCCACGAGACCGACTTCGCCCGCGACCCGGCCCACCCGGTCCGCTCCTCCGACCTCGCGCGGCTGCTGCCGGAGGCCGAGCTCCTCGAACCCGACGGGTTCGGGAAGCTGCCCGAACTGATCGACGGGGGCGGCGTGTTCGTCTGCTCGGCGGCCACGGACGCCGACCTCGACCTCCTGATCTCCTCGGTGCCGCGGGCGGGCGACGTGCTCTGGGTGGGCTCCCCGGGGCTCGCCGCGGCGCTGGCCCGGCACCACTCCCGTACCCCTGCGGCCGCGCCGCCCGAGCTGCCGGGCGCCCGCCGTCCGCTGGTGGTCGTCGGCAGCGCGCATCCGGCCACCCGCCGCCAGCTGGACCGGTTGCGGACGCGCGCCGACGTGGACGCCGCCGATGCCGCCGACGACCCGGCCGCGGCCGTCGACGCCCTGCGGCGATCCCCGGCCCTCACGCTCGCCGTCCACACCCCCGATGCCCGGCGCGCTTCCCCCGGCTCGCTCACGAGCGATCTGGCCGTGGCGGTACGGGAGTTGGCGGCGACCGGTGCGGTCGACGGACTCGTGCTGACCGGTGGAGAGACCGCCGTCGCGGTCCTCGAGGCCCTCGGGGCCACCGGCATCGACCTGTTCGACGAACCGGAACCGGGGGTCGCGCGCGGCGTGCTGCTCAGCCCGCCCCGGATCCCCGTACTGATCAAAGCGGGCGGATTCGGTGACGAGGGCGCACTCGACCGGCTCTGCCGGCTTCTCGTGCGCGGCGCCGGGACGGGGGCGGACTCGTGA
- a CDS encoding LysR substrate-binding domain-containing protein, with protein MRWPDLPPLNALLPFEATVRHASMTRAAQELHVTHGAVSRQIQNLEKSLGVTLFERGTRSLRPTAQARRLAAAVRDALDQVDTAAREVSRRERGGPLALSCEPTLLMRWLIPRLPDLAVQVPELTVHLSAGGGPVSFERDPVDVALRRDDFPVPGDVHRAPLFAERIGPVCSPDLAERFEGKGGVVGVPILHTSTRPGAWDDWRRLTRFRVEAAAEQTFEHFYLALQAAVAGVGVAIGPYALVHDDLMRGQLVAPFGLVADGTGYQLLSPQTPGQDSRIALLLGWLRTQAAEL; from the coding sequence GTGCGCTGGCCCGACCTCCCCCCGCTGAACGCGCTGCTCCCCTTCGAGGCGACCGTGCGGCACGCGAGCATGACCCGGGCCGCCCAGGAACTCCACGTCACCCACGGTGCGGTCAGCCGCCAGATCCAGAACCTGGAGAAATCCCTCGGCGTCACGCTCTTCGAGCGTGGGACCCGGTCGCTCCGGCCCACCGCGCAGGCCCGCCGGCTCGCGGCCGCCGTCCGCGACGCGCTCGACCAGGTCGACACGGCCGCCCGGGAGGTCTCGCGGCGCGAGCGCGGCGGCCCGCTCGCGCTGTCCTGCGAGCCCACGCTGCTCATGCGCTGGCTCATCCCGCGCCTGCCGGATCTCGCCGTCCAGGTGCCCGAGCTCACCGTGCACCTGTCGGCGGGCGGCGGGCCCGTCTCCTTCGAACGGGACCCCGTCGACGTCGCTCTGCGCCGCGACGACTTTCCCGTACCGGGGGACGTGCACCGCGCGCCGCTCTTCGCCGAAAGGATCGGCCCCGTCTGCAGCCCGGATCTGGCGGAGCGGTTCGAGGGCAAGGGCGGTGTCGTCGGCGTGCCGATCCTGCACACGAGCACCCGGCCGGGGGCGTGGGACGACTGGCGGCGCCTCACCCGCTTCCGGGTCGAGGCCGCCGCGGAGCAGACCTTCGAGCACTTCTATCTCGCGCTGCAGGCGGCCGTCGCGGGCGTGGGCGTGGCCATCGGCCCGTACGCGCTCGTCCACGACGACCTGATGCGCGGGCAGCTGGTCGCGCCTTTCGGCCTGGTCGCGGATGGCACGGGCTATCAGCTGCTCAGCCCGCAGACACCCGGGCAGGACAGCCGGATCGCCCTCCTCCTCGGATGGCTGCGGACCCAGGCGGCCGAGCTGTGA